In 'Nostoc azollae' 0708, the following are encoded in one genomic region:
- a CDS encoding hybrid sensor histidine kinase/response regulator, translating to MEETFKILVVDDDEVDRMAVRLALTKAGVYMELSEVSDGENAFSALQNANFDCVFLDYHLPNQNSLTLIHKLRSSEIKVPLVILTAQGEEKIAVELMKIGATDYLLRSQLFSENLTRILRNAIKLFQAEIKADLAYQQLKESHEQLICKNQELERQREQIQLQNLRLLEASRLKTKFLATISHEFRTPMNAIIGFSQILLRPKFGQLNSQQVDMVERILNNGKHLLMLLNEVLDFSKLESGRLELKPEILDLEKIVNNSVSEIMSLAEAKKLSLVVETDLQNTLIFNDSVRVRQILINLLANAVKFTESGGIWVEVKEITQNRLTITIRDTGIGISSKDFKHIFEAFRQVDQGISRKYPGTGLGLAITDSLVQMMGGKIFLESKLGVGSIFKIELPRQIRLISNHGGDGYNLNLGNEEGIYYSHHNPPQLPSQFNRASMGYPHLKQ from the coding sequence ATGGAAGAGACGTTTAAAATTTTGGTTGTAGATGATGATGAAGTAGATCGCATGGCAGTCCGTTTAGCCCTGACGAAAGCAGGTGTTTATATGGAACTGAGTGAAGTTAGTGACGGTGAAAATGCATTCTCTGCCCTCCAAAATGCTAACTTTGACTGCGTTTTTCTTGATTATCACTTACCAAACCAAAACAGCTTGACTTTAATACACAAGCTGCGTTCTTCCGAAATCAAAGTTCCTTTAGTCATTCTCACTGCTCAAGGAGAGGAAAAAATTGCTGTTGAGTTGATGAAAATAGGTGCTACAGACTATCTACTAAGATCTCAGTTATTTTCAGAAAATTTAACCAGAATTTTACGCAATGCCATTAAATTATTCCAAGCTGAAATTAAAGCAGATTTAGCCTATCAACAACTCAAAGAAAGTCATGAACAACTGATTTGTAAGAACCAAGAATTAGAGAGACAAAGGGAACAAATCCAGTTGCAAAATTTGAGATTATTGGAAGCATCACGGCTCAAAACAAAATTTTTAGCGACTATATCTCATGAATTCCGAACCCCAATGAATGCTATCATTGGTTTCTCACAAATACTCTTACGTCCGAAATTTGGTCAACTTAATAGTCAGCAAGTGGACATGGTAGAGCGTATTCTCAATAATGGCAAGCATTTGCTGATGCTGCTGAATGAAGTTTTGGATTTTTCCAAATTAGAATCTGGAAGATTAGAACTAAAACCAGAAATTTTGGATTTAGAAAAAATCGTGAATAATTCTGTATCAGAAATAATGTCTTTGGCTGAAGCTAAAAAATTATCTTTGGTGGTGGAAACAGATTTACAAAACACTTTGATATTTAATGATTCAGTCCGAGTACGCCAGATTTTAATTAATTTACTGGCTAATGCTGTTAAGTTTACAGAATCTGGAGGGATTTGGGTAGAAGTGAAAGAAATTACCCAAAACAGATTAACAATTACTATTAGAGATACAGGAATTGGTATTTCTTCCAAAGATTTCAAACATATTTTTGAAGCATTTCGACAAGTAGATCAAGGCATTAGCCGGAAATACCCTGGAACGGGACTTGGTTTAGCTATTACTGATTCATTGGTACAAATGATGGGAGGAAAAATCTTTTTAGAAAGTAAATTAGGAGTGGGTTCAATATTTAAAATTGAATTGCCACGGCAAATCAGATTAATATCCAATCATGGAGGAGATGGTTATAATTTAAATTTAGGTAATGAAGAAGGAATTTATTATTCTCATCACAACCCACCTCAACTACCATCTCAATTCAATAGAGCCTCAATGGGATATCCTCATCTCAAGCAGTAG